In a single window of the Diospyros lotus cultivar Yz01 chromosome 10, ASM1463336v1, whole genome shotgun sequence genome:
- the LOC127811145 gene encoding ribosome biogenesis regulatory protein homolog, with the protein MKNKLGTWKRRHGYDRVNDERDVAIIEAKETDGIYISGNLIVVTCRVQLNYGYFYPIHHNTNKILCSICSHIQLAATSLPITGTQAAPKKASKEELENVAGMAATSTANGEKFDKKLPGEKPPKHEGKYRKVKKKPLKKTSKKGSSSNKGKLKRN; encoded by the exons ATGAAGAACAAACTTGGTACTTGGAAGCGCCGCCATGGTTATGATCGTGTTAATGATGAAAGAGATGTTGCCATCATTGAGGCAAAGGAAACTGATGGTATTTATATAAGTGGTAATCTTATTGTAGTTACCTGTAGAGTCCAACT AAAttatggttatttttatcccaTTCATCATAACACCAACAAAATATTGTGTTCAATCTGCAGCCATATTCAATTGGCTGCTACATCTCTGCCCATAACAGGAACTCAAGCCGCACCAAAGAAAGCTAGTAAAGAAGAACTTGAAAATGTTGCTGGCATGGCTGCAACCTCAACTGCCAATGGGGAAAAATTTGACAAGAAGCTTCCAGGAGAAAAGCCCCCAAAGCATGAAGGGAAATATCGCAAGGTAAAGAAGAAACCTCTCAAGAAAACATCCAAAAAGGGATCATCTTCGAACAAAGGAAAATTGAAACGAAATTAG